The Oncorhynchus tshawytscha isolate Ot180627B linkage group LG20, Otsh_v2.0, whole genome shotgun sequence genome has a window encoding:
- the LOC112220215 gene encoding prostaglandin E2 receptor EP4 subtype, giving the protein MNNGTIKDGPREPTIPVIMFILGVVGNVIAIVVLRKSRKEQKETTFYTLVCGLAVTDLLGTLLASPVTIATRVQGKWPGGESLCQYSGFILLFFFLVGLSIICAMSIERYLAINHAYFYNHYVDQRLAALTLAGIYISNVLFCALPAMGLGKVKKQFPETWCFIDWRTNDSTHAAFSYMYAGVSSFLILTTVICNVLVCGALIMMHKRFIRRTSLGTEQGGRIAVLRRRRSFQRMAGAEIQMVILLIATSVVVLICSIPLVLRVFVNQLSMVAFDAHSTPLEKNPDLHAIRIASINPILDPWIYILLRKTVLLKLVEKIKCLFCRMGCRGRGSGVRGQFRCGGEGHPNSSIVSRDSPSLVSRELREVISTSQTFLYLPEGTGGGSRGTGTEVEGRPSPPAVECSLLQDQQTPGGKGMQNDSKKGTLGPSISMRTDGTVDPSPLNRVPSVRKDKTLHVTFTDETLNLQEKCI; this is encoded by the exons ATGAATAACGGCACGATAAAAGATGGGCCCCGAGAGCCTACTATTCCGGTGATTATGTTTATTTTAGGAGTGGTGGGGAATGTAATCGCCATCGTGGTGCTCCGAAAGTCTCGGAAAGAACAGAAGGAGACCACCTTCTACACGCTGGTGTGCGGGCTTGCAGTGACCGACCTTTTGGGCACGCTGCTGGCCAGCCCCGTCACCATCGCCACCCGTGTGCAAGGGAAGTGGCCGGGAGGAGAGTCACTGTGTCAGTACTCCGGCTtcatccttctcttcttctttctggTCGGCCTCAGCATTATCTGTGCCATGTCCATAGAGAGATACTTGGCCATAAATCATGCATATTTCTACAACCATTACGTGGACCAAAGACTTGCTGCGTTGACGCTTGCGGGAATCTACATCTCCAACGTGCTGTTCTGCGCGCTGCCTGCCATGGGACTCGGTAAGGTGAAAAAGCAGTTCCCAGAGACCTGGTGCTTCATCGACTGGCGGACTAACGACTCCACGCACGCCGCCTTCTCCTATATGTATGCCGGGGTGAGCTCTTTCCTCATCCTCACCACGGTCATATGCAACGTGCTGGTGTGCGGAGCGCTGATTATGATGCACAAGCGGTTCATCCGCAGGACATCGCTGGGTACGGAACAGGGAGGTCGCATAGCTGTCCTCAGGCGCAGACGGAGCTTCCAACGCATGGCCGGCGCAGAGATCCAGATGGTCATTCTGCTCATCGCTACCTCTGTGGTGGTTCTCATCTGCTCCATACCTTTAGTG CTGCGGGTGTTTGTGAACCAGCTGTCTATGGTTGCGTTCGATGCCCATTCAACTCCCCTGGAGAAGAACCCAGATCTCCACGCCATCCGCATTGCCTCCATCAACCCTATCCTGGATCCCTGGATCTACATCCTGCTGAGGAAGACTGTCCTGCTGAAGCTGGTGGAGAAGATCAAGTGTCTGTTCTGCCGTATGGGCTGCCGGGGGCGGGgctcaggggtcaggggtcaattTCGCTGCGGAGGTGAAGGTCATCCGAATTCGTCCATCGTATCCCGGGATTCGCCGTCGCTTGTGTCCCGCGAGCTGAGGGAGGTCATCAGTACTTCACAGACGTTTCTTTATTTGCCGGAGGGGACCGGGGGGGGATctagagggacagggacagaggtagagggaagacCCAGCCCCCCGGCTGTGGAGTGCTCCCTGCTACAGGACCAACAGACACCAGGGGGAAAGGGGATGCAAAATGATTCCAAAAAGGGCACTTTAGGCCCCAGTATATCAATGAGGACAGATGGGACAGTTGATCCTTCACCTCTGAACAGGGTGCCATCGGTCAGAAAAGACAAGACTCTACATGTGACGTTTACAGACGAGACACTGAACTTACAGGAGAAATGCATCTGA